The region CATTTTCGTTCTATTTCTCTTGGCTTTTGGATCGCAAGAGGTTCAAGAGATGAATTAAAGAATGAAGGAGGAATTACCCACCTTATTGAACATCTACTTTTTAAAGGTACAAAGAAAAGAAATGCAAAAGATATAGCAAAAGAATTCGATGAAATTGGAGCAGAATTTAATGCCTTTACTTCAAAAGAATATTTCTGCTTATATTCCAAATTTTTAGATGAGCATCTAACTAAAGTTTTAGATATATTATCAGATATGATAATGAATTCAAGATTTTCAAATAAAGATTTGAATTTAGAAAAAAATGTTGTTTTAGAAGAAATAAAATCAAGAAATGATAACCCCCATTTAATTGTTACTGATTTATTCTATAGATCACTTTTTGGTGATCATCCTTTATCCAGACCAGTATTAGGATTTCATTCTGTTGTAAAATCTTTAACAAGAGATTATATTTCTAATTATTATAAAAATTTTATATCTTCTAATAACACTGTTATAGCAAGTGTTGGAAATATTAAACACAGTTTTATTTTAAGTGAAATAAATAAATATTTAAAGATTCCTGCTAATTTGATTCAGAAAAGAAAGAAGATTTTTGCAGAACCAAGAAAAAAAATTGCTCTTAAGAAAAGAGATATTGAACAAACTAACATATGCTATGGAACAACTGGCTTGGATAGAAATAATGAAGATAGATTTATTTTATCAGTATTACTTAATATCTTAGGTGGAAGCATGAGTTCAAGGCTTTTCCAGGAGATAAGGGAGAAAAGAGGATTAGCTTATAGTGTATATAGTTATCATTCAGAATTTATGGATACAGGGTCAATCTGTATATATGCAGGAACAAGTGTACAAAATGTAGAAAAAGTAATAAAAGTAATTAAAAAAGAGATTTATAATCTAAAAAAGGCTAAAATAAAACAAGATGAACTTGACAGAGCCAAAAGTAATATCAAAGGAAATATAGTTTTAGGATTAGAAGAAACAAACACCAGAATGATAAGAATTGGAAAGTCAATTCTTTGCAGGAATAGGATTTTATCAATAGATGAAATCCTAAAAAAAATTGATAATGTTAGTTTAGATGATCTGGTAAGGATTTCAAATAAATTTTTCGATGAGGATCGAATGGTGCTTGCTGCAGTTGGACCAATTACTAAGAAGCAATTAGAAAAAGCATATTATGTTTAAGTAAAAATAAATTCTTATTGGATATTTTGAGATTATAAATATTTAAAAGGGAGATAGTATTATGATAAAAGCAGTAGTAACTGGAGTGAGTGGGAAAATGGGAAGCACAATTTGCAAAGGAATACTTTTAGAGGAAGATATTAAATTAGTAGCAGCTGTCAGTAAAAGCAAGTCAGGTATAGAGTTAGGTAAAATAATTGGAGACCCTAATGCAGGAATTATTGCTGTTAAAACAATTAAGGAGGCATTAAAAAGCAATCCGGAGGTTCTAATTGATTTTACTCATGCTTCAGTTGCACCTGACAACATTATTTTTGCATTAGAGAATGGAATTCATGTAGTGATTGGAACAACAGGTATAGATGAACAAAAAATAGCAAAGATAAAGAAAAAAGCAGAGGAAGTTAAAGCCAATGTTATTATGGCACCAAATTTTGCAATTGGAGCAGCAATGATGATGAATTTTGTAAAGAAAACAGCTCCAAATTTTCAGGATTGCGAGATAATAGAACTTCATCATGACAAGAAAGCAGATGCACCTTCTGGAACCGCATTAGCTACAGCAAATCTTATTAAATCCATATATAAAAGTAGGAAAAGATTAAAAGATGGAGAAAAGGAGAAGGTAGAGGGAGCAAGAGGATGCTTAGCATCAAATATTCATATTCATAGTATAAGATTGCCTGGTCTTATGGCACATCAAGAAGTAATATTTGGAACTACAGGACAGACATTAACTATCAGACATGATTCTATATCAAGGGAATCTTTCCTTCCTGGTATTTTTTTAGCAGTTAGAAATGTAGCAAAAATGCCAGGGTTCACATATGGAATAGATAAGCTATTGGGATTTTAAACTTTTATTTCATTTATGGAGTTTAACGAAATTTTCCTCCCCCTTGATGGGGGAGGGATGGAGTGGGGGTGAATAGTTAATAAATCATATTAAAAAGTGTTAGCTTAACTTATTTAAAAAACAATATATTCAAAGATAATTTATAAAATTAAAGATGAAAATAGTAATACAAAAATTTGGTGGAACATCACTTTCAACTAAGAAAAGAAGGATAAAGTGTGTTGATAGAGTCGTTGAATTAAAGAAAAAAGGGGAATCTCCTGTTATTGTTGTTTCAGCAATTGGAAGAAAGGGAGATTCTTATGCAACTGACAGTTTGCTTAACTTAGTTGATCTAGATTTTTCACAAAAAGAGGACTTAGACATGTTAATGTCTTGTGGTGAGATAATTTCAGCTGTTATATTCTCAAATATACTTCAGAAAATGGGATTTAAAGCAAAACCGCTCTCAGGTGAAATGGCAGGAATTATTACTGACAATAGTTATGGTGATGCACAAATAAAATATATAAATATTAAATACATATTAGATTTACTGAAAAAAGACATAATACCAGTTGTTGCAGGATTTCAAGGAAGAGATGAGAATGGTTTCATAACAACATTGGGAAGAGGTGGAAGTGATACTACCGCAGTTGCATTAGCAGTTGCTTTAAATGCAAAAAGAGTAGAGATATATTCAGATGTTGCAGGATTGTTTACAGCTGATCCTAATATAGTAAAAGAAGCAAAAGTGATTGATAAGACTGAGTATGAGGAATTATTTAATATGTCTTATCATGGCGCAAAAATAGTTAATATTGAAGCAGCTGAAATCGCTTTAAAGAGTGATAATATAACCCTGGAATTAAAAAGTGCTTTTAGTCCAGAAAAAGGAACAAAAGTTTTAAAAAAGGTTGAAGAGGGTAAAATTGATTTTAAAACTAAAAAATTTGCAAGAGCTGTAACTCATATTCCAGACATAATACAGATTTCAATAAAGCTTGAAGAGAATATAGATGAGGATAAAAGGAGATTAGAAATATATAGTGGTCTTGCAGAAAAAAATATCAGTTTAGATATGTTTACTATTTCACCTGGTATCCTTATGTTTACATTAAATAGTGAATATAAGGAAAAAGCTATAGAAATTTTAAGTAAACTAAATGTAAACTTCAGGTTAAGGGAGAATTGTGCTAAAATATCTCTTGTTGGAACAAGAATTCATGGTGTACCAGGAATTATGGCTAAAATAGCGAATTGTTTATATAGAGAAAAAATTAAAATTTTACAAACTGTAGATTCTCATTCAACTATATCATGTCTTATAAATGAGAAAGATATAAAAAGAGCATTAAAAGTACTTCATAAGGACTTTCATTTAGGTAACAATAAGTAAATAAAGTGAGTGGTAAATAAATCAAGAGTAGTAAATAATAAATAAATCAAGCAAACATTAAAAAGACTAAAATTTTTTATGAATCAAAATTTTTAATAAATATCAGGAGTATATAATGAATAAGCAATTAAAGGGAGATCTATTTACAGCAATGGTTACGCCATTTAATGATGATTATAGTCTAAACCTAGACATGGCAAAAATTTTAGCCAAAAAATTAATAAAAGAAGGTTCAGATGGAATTATTGTTTGTGGTACAACGGGAGAATCTCCAACATTAACCAGAAAAGAGAAGTGTAAAATGTTTGAAGCTGTAAATGAAGCTGTTGGTGATGTAGCCACCGTTGTAGCTGGAACTGGAACATATTCGACGAAAGAAACTGTTGAATTGTCAAAGATTGCTCAGGAAATTGGAGTGGACGGAGTAATGTTAGTAGTTCCTTATTACAATAAACCACCCCAGGAGGGATTATATCAACATTTTAAAACAGTTGCGGAAAATATAGATATTCCAATTTTAATATATAATGTACCATCAAGGACCTCTATAAATATTGATGTATCTACGATCATAAGATTATCGGATATTGAGAATATAGTAGCAGTAAAGGAAGCAAGTGGAGATTTCAAACAGATTACTAAAA is a window of Actinomycetota bacterium DNA encoding:
- a CDS encoding insulinase family protein, whose product is MNKISKIKEIYDLTRLDNGLRVVSENIPHFRSISLGFWIARGSRDELKNEGGITHLIEHLLFKGTKKRNAKDIAKEFDEIGAEFNAFTSKEYFCLYSKFLDEHLTKVLDILSDMIMNSRFSNKDLNLEKNVVLEEIKSRNDNPHLIVTDLFYRSLFGDHPLSRPVLGFHSVVKSLTRDYISNYYKNFISSNNTVIASVGNIKHSFILSEINKYLKIPANLIQKRKKIFAEPRKKIALKKRDIEQTNICYGTTGLDRNNEDRFILSVLLNILGGSMSSRLFQEIREKRGLAYSVYSYHSEFMDTGSICIYAGTSVQNVEKVIKVIKKEIYNLKKAKIKQDELDRAKSNIKGNIVLGLEETNTRMIRIGKSILCRNRILSIDEILKKIDNVSLDDLVRISNKFFDEDRMVLAAVGPITKKQLEKAYYV
- the dapB gene encoding 4-hydroxy-tetrahydrodipicolinate reductase, producing MIKAVVTGVSGKMGSTICKGILLEEDIKLVAAVSKSKSGIELGKIIGDPNAGIIAVKTIKEALKSNPEVLIDFTHASVAPDNIIFALENGIHVVIGTTGIDEQKIAKIKKKAEEVKANVIMAPNFAIGAAMMMNFVKKTAPNFQDCEIIELHHDKKADAPSGTALATANLIKSIYKSRKRLKDGEKEKVEGARGCLASNIHIHSIRLPGLMAHQEVIFGTTGQTLTIRHDSISRESFLPGIFLAVRNVAKMPGFTYGIDKLLGF
- the dapG gene encoding aspartate kinase, which produces MKIVIQKFGGTSLSTKKRRIKCVDRVVELKKKGESPVIVVSAIGRKGDSYATDSLLNLVDLDFSQKEDLDMLMSCGEIISAVIFSNILQKMGFKAKPLSGEMAGIITDNSYGDAQIKYINIKYILDLLKKDIIPVVAGFQGRDENGFITTLGRGGSDTTAVALAVALNAKRVEIYSDVAGLFTADPNIVKEAKVIDKTEYEELFNMSYHGAKIVNIEAAEIALKSDNITLELKSAFSPEKGTKVLKKVEEGKIDFKTKKFARAVTHIPDIIQISIKLEENIDEDKRRLEIYSGLAEKNISLDMFTISPGILMFTLNSEYKEKAIEILSKLNVNFRLRENCAKISLVGTRIHGVPGIMAKIANCLYREKIKILQTVDSHSTISCLINEKDIKRALKVLHKDFHLGNNK
- the dapA gene encoding 4-hydroxy-tetrahydrodipicolinate synthase: MNKQLKGDLFTAMVTPFNDDYSLNLDMAKILAKKLIKEGSDGIIVCGTTGESPTLTRKEKCKMFEAVNEAVGDVATVVAGTGTYSTKETVELSKIAQEIGVDGVMLVVPYYNKPPQEGLYQHFKTVAENIDIPILIYNVPSRTSINIDVSTIIRLSDIENIVAVKEASGDFKQITKIITGTPDSFKVLSGNDSDTFGVLNLGGDGIVSVASHIVGREIKDMIESYKKGDVNKAREIHLKLMDIFETLFITTNPIPVKTMVNMLGMNVGPLRLPLVNATENEKKRFEESLNKLNLL